One segment of Thermodesulfobacteriota bacterium DNA contains the following:
- a CDS encoding LysR family transcriptional regulator, translating to MIKQAAFITEDIFNSREYILHMPVDSTAFHMRSKMWIENEQGKVVFGLGRYRILDSIQRLGSLNAAAQELKMSYRAIWGRITATEDRIGKPLLVRGSRGSSLTPLAESLLKQFRRMRTIVEAEADEVFKDLMAAYLDG from the coding sequence ATGATTAAGCAGGCTGCGTTTATAACAGAAGATATTTTCAATAGCAGGGAATATATATTACATATGCCGGTTGACAGCACTGCATTTCACATGCGTTCAAAGATGTGGATTGAAAATGAACAGGGAAAAGTTGTTTTCGGTCTCGGGCGGTATCGCATTCTGGATTCAATCCAGCGTCTTGGATCGCTGAATGCCGCCGCCCAGGAATTGAAAATGAGTTACCGGGCCATCTGGGGGCGAATCACCGCAACCGAGGACAGGATTGGAAAACCACTGCTGGTTCGAGGCAGCAGAGGCTCAAGCCTTACCCCACTGGCCGAATCCTTGCTGAAGCAATTTCGCAGGATGCGAACGATCGTGGAGGCCGAAGCGGATGAAGTTTTTAAAGATTTAATGGCAGCTTACCTGGATGGGTGA
- a CDS encoding CoA pyrophosphatase — protein sequence MLNDSGDPFVFINKVIDALHGNNPDKRIYSGDINHSSSASAVLFLLGLMSDKKRFPPEPCLILNKRSLKVKQPGDLCCPGGSISSYLDSFLAKLLYLPGSSLSNWPSWHNWRKEKQRQARKLALLFATSLREGFEEMRLNPFGVKFLGPLPPQQLVMFQRVIYPMVGWVSGQKRFSPNWEVEEVVYIPLKNLLMHSNYACYRLNINTHPENEKKSIVKDFPCFLHKDNDRVEKLWGATFRITMVFLEIVFGFKPPDMESLPVVHGTLDENYLTGNG from the coding sequence ATGTTGAACGATTCTGGAGATCCCTTTGTATTTATTAACAAAGTGATAGATGCACTCCATGGAAACAACCCTGATAAGCGTATTTATTCAGGTGATATTAACCACTCATCGAGTGCATCGGCGGTATTGTTTCTGCTCGGTCTTATGAGTGATAAAAAGCGTTTTCCCCCTGAACCATGTCTGATTTTAAACAAGAGATCTCTGAAGGTCAAACAGCCCGGAGACCTTTGCTGCCCTGGCGGCAGCATATCTTCTTATCTGGATTCTTTTCTGGCAAAACTGTTATATCTGCCCGGATCTTCTCTGTCAAACTGGCCCTCGTGGCATAATTGGCGTAAAGAAAAACAACGACAGGCCCGAAAACTGGCACTTCTTTTTGCCACCAGCCTGCGTGAAGGATTTGAAGAAATGCGGTTGAACCCTTTTGGCGTAAAATTTTTAGGACCCCTGCCGCCGCAACAGCTGGTCATGTTTCAAAGGGTCATTTATCCCATGGTTGGCTGGGTTTCCGGACAAAAACGTTTTTCACCGAACTGGGAAGTTGAAGAAGTCGTTTATATACCGCTTAAAAATTTACTGATGCATTCTAATTATGCCTGTTATCGGTTGAATATTAATACCCACCCAGAAAACGAAAAAAAATCTATCGTAAAAGACTTTCCCTGTTTTCTGCATAAAGATAACGATCGTGTGGAAAAGCTATGGGGCGCAACCTTTCGCATCACCATGGTTTTTCTTGAAATTGTCTTTGGATTCAAACCACCGGATATGGAATCACTTCCCGTGGTCCACGGGACTTTGGATGAAAATTATCTGACCGGAAACGGGTGA
- a CDS encoding HIT family protein → MGDCIFCKIVKGDIPCFKVYEDDRVLAFEDVNPISDGHTLIIPKAHAENIWEISAKDLTAIHMASKKVADAINEVFNPAGVAVLQLNGKGVNQVVMHYHLHLIPRVSGSPKLKMTEWELIPGDMDAIKQTGDRIAAAMTS, encoded by the coding sequence ATGGGAGACTGTATTTTTTGCAAAATTGTTAAAGGTGATATTCCCTGTTTCAAAGTCTATGAAGATGATCGCGTGCTGGCATTTGAAGATGTAAACCCTATTTCAGATGGTCACACCCTGATTATACCAAAGGCGCACGCAGAGAACATATGGGAAATTTCAGCTAAAGACCTTACCGCCATTCACATGGCTTCCAAAAAAGTGGCCGATGCCATAAATGAGGTATTCAACCCGGCGGGGGTTGCCGTGCTCCAACTCAACGGAAAGGGTGTGAACCAGGTGGTAATGCACTATCATCTTCACCTGATTCCCCGAGTCAGCGGAAGCCCGAAACTTAAAATGACCGAATGGGAACTTATACCGGGAGATATGGATGCCATCAAACAGACCGGTGATCGGATAGCCGCAGCCATGACGTCATAA
- a CDS encoding MFS transporter, producing the protein MNRDKTKSVLRFRWLIFFILSLAYFFVYFHRLSLSVVANDLVKDFQTTASAIGVLGSIYFYCYAVMQLPAGLLSDSIGPRKTVTFFLLIASAGSILFGFAPNIETAYAGRVMVGLGVSMVFIPAMKILSQWFRAHEFALMAGILNAVGGAGVLAATWLLALMVAWFGWRVSFELIGVCTIAAVVLGWLIIRDRPEDKGLPSLAQIDGKGSEVMAPVNQIGLWEGARQVVAEKYFWPVAVWYFFDCGIFFGFGALWSGPYLMHVYGMTRAEAGTVLSMIAWGMIVGSPILGFLSDRVLKSRKKVFVFCTSGLVLILLFFNIFPSDLPHAVLYVLFFMFSICASCIVAIGFTMTKELFPVAIAGTSVGTVNLFPFLGGAVFMPALGKVLDAYPKSATGYSLDAYATLLLILLGTSLAALICTFMMKETFPSEASNE; encoded by the coding sequence ATGAATAGAGACAAAACCAAATCCGTCTTACGATTCCGCTGGTTGATTTTTTTTATTTTATCGCTGGCCTATTTTTTTGTCTACTTTCACCGCTTGTCTCTATCTGTGGTGGCGAATGATCTGGTAAAAGATTTTCAAACCACCGCGAGTGCAATCGGTGTGCTCGGTTCTATCTACTTCTACTGTTATGCGGTGATGCAATTACCTGCCGGACTTCTCTCTGACTCCATCGGGCCCAGAAAAACTGTGACATTTTTTCTGCTCATCGCTTCTGCAGGGAGCATTTTATTTGGTTTTGCTCCAAACATTGAAACTGCATATGCCGGAAGGGTGATGGTGGGTTTGGGAGTATCCATGGTTTTCATTCCGGCCATGAAAATACTTTCTCAGTGGTTCAGGGCTCATGAATTTGCCCTCATGGCCGGCATTCTCAATGCGGTGGGGGGAGCGGGGGTTCTTGCCGCCACCTGGCTCCTGGCCCTGATGGTTGCCTGGTTTGGATGGCGGGTATCTTTTGAGCTGATCGGTGTATGCACAATTGCGGCTGTGGTCCTGGGCTGGTTAATTATTCGGGATCGTCCTGAAGACAAGGGATTGCCTTCACTGGCTCAAATTGATGGTAAAGGAAGCGAGGTGATGGCTCCGGTCAATCAGATCGGGTTATGGGAGGGCGCACGACAAGTTGTCGCTGAAAAATATTTCTGGCCGGTCGCCGTATGGTACTTTTTTGACTGCGGTATCTTTTTCGGTTTCGGAGCTCTCTGGAGCGGGCCTTATCTCATGCATGTATATGGCATGACCCGGGCCGAGGCAGGGACTGTTCTCAGCATGATTGCCTGGGGAATGATTGTGGGGAGCCCTATTTTGGGATTTTTATCGGACAGGGTTTTGAAAAGCCGAAAGAAAGTCTTTGTATTTTGCACTTCAGGTCTTGTGTTGATACTATTATTTTTCAATATATTTCCCTCAGACTTGCCCCATGCCGTCCTGTACGTTCTGTTTTTTATGTTTTCGATCTGCGCCTCATGCATTGTGGCCATTGGATTTACCATGACCAAAGAGCTCTTCCCGGTTGCGATTGCAGGCACCTCTGTCGGAACGGTAAACCTGTTTCCATTTTTAGGCGGGGCCGTGTTCATGCCCGCGCTTGGCAAAGTTCTGGATGCCTATCCAAAATCAGCAACAGGATATTCACTCGATGCATATGCTACACTTTTGCTTATTTTGCTGGGGACTTCACTGGCAGCACTGATTTGCACATTCATGATGAAGGAGACTTTTCCTAGTGAAGCATCAAATGAATGA
- the arfB gene encoding alternative ribosome rescue aminoacyl-tRNA hydrolase ArfB — protein MIDITPSIKLDKNEIKFQFIKASGPGGQNVNKVATAVQLRWDVKNSPSLSDGVRTRLVGLAGKKMTENGVLVIEAKRFRKQERNRQDAMDRLVKLIRKASEKPKSRIKTRQTRASKERLLAAKRHRSKLKRMRRRVSISDD, from the coding sequence ATGATTGACATCACACCCTCAATTAAACTAGATAAAAATGAGATAAAGTTTCAGTTTATAAAAGCATCCGGCCCCGGAGGTCAGAATGTGAATAAGGTGGCCACGGCTGTTCAACTTCGATGGGATGTAAAGAACTCCCCTTCTCTTTCTGATGGGGTTCGTACCCGCCTGGTTGGTCTTGCAGGAAAAAAAATGACGGAAAACGGAGTGCTTGTTATTGAAGCCAAACGGTTTCGGAAACAGGAACGTAATCGTCAGGATGCCATGGATCGTCTGGTTAAATTGATCCGCAAAGCATCGGAAAAACCAAAATCACGTATTAAGACCAGACAAACCAGAGCCTCAAAAGAACGTTTGCTGGCGGCAAAACGGCATCGAAGCAAGCTAAAACGGATGAGGCGCCGGGTTTCAATTTCTGATGATTAA
- a CDS encoding response regulator: protein MNEKKLLVVDDDTAYLNVLEKIFSKMDYTAEFTGSSKEALEILTKEHFPLIITDLDMPGLDGVELCKQIKKIDPKSIVYALSGYIVEYDAENLEKSGFDGYLSKPAKIEVLQQAIEGAFDKIEENQ from the coding sequence ATGAACGAAAAGAAATTACTGGTAGTGGATGATGATACGGCTTACCTGAATGTTCTGGAAAAGATATTTTCTAAGATGGATTATACGGCTGAATTTACCGGCAGTTCTAAAGAGGCGCTGGAAATTTTAACCAAAGAGCATTTTCCCCTTATCATCACAGATTTAGATATGCCAGGTCTCGATGGGGTTGAGTTGTGCAAGCAAATAAAAAAAATTGACCCTAAGTCCATCGTTTACGCTTTATCCGGATACATTGTAGAATATGATGCGGAGAATCTTGAAAAGTCCGGGTTTGATGGCTACCTTTCCAAGCCGGCTAAAATTGAAGTGCTTCAACAGGCGATAGAAGGTGCCTTTGACAAAATTGAAGAAAACCAATAA
- a CDS encoding 3-isopropylmalate dehydratase small subunit: MKNFAGPVLFLDRSDINTDEIIPAKYLTEISKQALKPHLLEDLNLEEFIPGRDITGKTVIITRANFGCGSSREHAPWALEANGIHLVIGISFARIFRQNMFNCGMMAVELPAESIDHIFTVFGGRETVVETDFEESKITISTEGKEETIFYSLSDFDRALVKAGGWMEYADSKY; this comes from the coding sequence GTGAAAAATTTTGCAGGACCGGTACTCTTTCTCGACCGATCGGATATCAATACGGACGAAATCATTCCGGCAAAATATCTGACGGAAATTTCAAAACAGGCCTTAAAGCCACATCTGCTGGAGGATCTTAACCTGGAAGAATTCATTCCCGGGCGGGACATAACAGGCAAAACCGTCATTATTACCCGTGCGAATTTTGGCTGCGGGTCCTCCAGAGAACATGCCCCCTGGGCCCTTGAAGCAAATGGCATCCATTTGGTCATCGGAATCAGCTTTGCCAGAATTTTTCGACAAAACATGTTTAACTGTGGAATGATGGCTGTTGAATTGCCTGCCGAATCCATTGATCATATATTTACCGTTTTTGGCGGAAGAGAAACTGTGGTGGAAACAGACTTTGAAGAAAGTAAAATCACCATTTCGACGGAGGGAAAAGAAGAAACGATATTTTATTCGCTTTCTGATTTCGACCGTGCGCTTGTTAAAGCCGGGGGATGGATGGAATATGCGGACTCAAAATACTGA
- a CDS encoding 3-isopropylmalate dehydratase large subunit gives MGQTIAEKIFQSHRVDRPAENIHVLKLDAVFCHEITTPIAINSLLDKGKDRVFDPSKIKAVIDHVSPAKDSNTAMQGKILREWAHRHDIKDFFDIGRNGVCHAIFPEKGFVRPGFTIIMGDSHTCTHGAFGAFAAGVGTTDLEVGILKGVCAFHTPVTVKINITGRLPEGVYAKDVILSIIGRIGVNGATNKIIEFSGPVVDHMNMEGRMTLCNMAVEAGATSGICSPDMRTVDYLWKFIQQEYTTKEAALETYQMFAPDSDAVYDDIIEHDINNLKPQVTFGYKPDLVKPVDEMKGTAIDQVYIGSCTNGRLEDLRVAAKILKGNKISNLVRGIVSPATPDIYSQALEQGIIKIFMDAGFCVTNPTCGACLGMSNGVLADGEVCASTTNRNFNGRMGKGGMVHLMSPATAAASAIAGQITNSKIYQG, from the coding sequence ATGGGACAAACAATTGCTGAAAAAATTTTCCAGTCACACCGGGTGGACCGTCCGGCGGAAAATATCCATGTGTTAAAGTTGGATGCCGTGTTTTGCCACGAGATAACCACACCGATTGCGATTAACAGCCTGTTGGACAAAGGCAAGGACAGGGTATTTGATCCTTCTAAAATAAAGGCGGTCATAGACCATGTGAGCCCGGCAAAAGATTCAAATACGGCCATGCAGGGAAAAATTCTCAGGGAATGGGCCCACCGCCATGATATAAAAGATTTTTTTGACATTGGAAGAAACGGCGTGTGTCATGCTATTTTCCCTGAAAAAGGCTTTGTCAGACCGGGATTTACCATCATCATGGGGGATTCGCACACATGCACCCACGGGGCATTCGGCGCTTTTGCCGCCGGTGTGGGAACAACGGATCTTGAAGTGGGGATTCTTAAAGGTGTATGTGCATTTCACACACCGGTAACCGTTAAAATCAACATTACCGGCAGACTGCCTGAGGGCGTATATGCAAAAGATGTGATTCTTTCAATTATCGGACGTATCGGTGTAAACGGTGCAACCAATAAGATTATCGAATTTTCAGGGCCGGTGGTGGATCACATGAACATGGAAGGCAGAATGACCCTTTGCAATATGGCCGTTGAAGCAGGGGCCACCAGTGGTATATGCAGCCCAGATATGCGCACCGTCGATTATCTCTGGAAATTCATACAACAAGAATACACCACCAAAGAAGCCGCTCTGGAAACGTATCAAATGTTTGCTCCGGATTCTGATGCGGTGTATGATGATATCATCGAGCACGATATAAATAACCTTAAGCCCCAAGTCACTTTCGGCTACAAGCCGGATCTGGTAAAGCCGGTAGACGAGATGAAAGGGACCGCCATAGACCAGGTTTACATCGGTTCCTGCACCAACGGCAGGTTGGAGGACCTTCGGGTTGCCGCAAAGATTCTTAAAGGTAACAAAATAAGTAATCTGGTTCGTGGGATTGTATCCCCGGCCACACCCGACATTTACAGTCAGGCTCTTGAACAAGGAATCATCAAGATTTTCATGGATGCAGGATTTTGTGTGACCAACCCGACTTGCGGGGCCTGTCTTGGAATGAGCAACGGTGTGCTTGCAGACGGCGAAGTCTGCGCGTCAACCACCAACCGAAACTTCAACGGACGAATGGGTAAAGGCGGTATGGTACATTTGATGAGCCCTGCCACCGCAGCCGCTTCGGCCATTGCCGGACAAATAACAAATTCCAAGATTTACCAGGGATAA
- the lepA gene encoding translation elongation factor 4 has product MKNIRNFSIIAHIDHGKSTLSDRLIQATHIVSDRDFQNQILDTMDIERERGITIKSQTVCLPYTATDGHPYSLNLIDTPGHVDFTYEVSRALASCEGALLLIDASQGVEAQTLANLYLALEHDLEIVPVINKIDLPSADIERIKKQIEEDLGLDSATAILVSAKEGTGIEDVLEAIVTKLPAPEINTEDSLRALIFDSHYDPYRGTVVHFRIFQGKIKAGDTIIFMSNQAAYKVEEVGIFQIDRMPQQELSAGQVGYLIAGIKTVSDTRCGDTITLKNRPCETPMPGFKEAKPVVFSSIYPVASDGYEELVIGLEKLKLNDASLIYEKDTSVALGFGFRCGFLGLLHLEVVQERLEREYGLSLILTAPSVRYKILMDDGSELTIDNPALYPDPSGIESTQEPFIRASIIVPDRYMGAVMKLCLDRRGINKNYQYLTNSRLEMIFELPLAEVIYDFYDKLKSVTQGYGSFDYDLKDYRETDLVKLDILINGDRVDALSQLVHRERAVERARLACQKLRDEIPKQMFKIAIQGAIGGTIIARKTVSPFRKDVTAKCYGGDITRKRKLLEKQKKGKKRMKMVGQVMIPQSAFLSVLKTDTD; this is encoded by the coding sequence ATGAAAAATATAAGAAATTTCAGTATTATTGCACACATCGATCATGGCAAATCCACCCTGTCTGATCGACTTATTCAAGCCACCCATATTGTGTCTGACCGTGATTTTCAGAATCAAATCCTTGACACCATGGATATTGAACGTGAAAGGGGCATCACCATAAAGAGCCAGACCGTTTGTCTGCCTTATACTGCAACAGATGGCCATCCGTACTCTCTAAACCTGATTGACACCCCTGGCCACGTTGACTTTACTTACGAAGTTTCACGGGCACTGGCTTCCTGTGAAGGAGCACTGCTTCTAATAGATGCCAGCCAGGGTGTGGAAGCCCAAACCCTGGCAAATCTTTATCTTGCCTTGGAACACGACCTTGAAATTGTTCCGGTGATAAACAAAATCGACCTCCCGTCGGCGGATATTGAAAGGATCAAAAAGCAGATCGAAGAAGACCTGGGGCTTGATTCCGCCACGGCTATCCTGGTATCAGCTAAAGAAGGAACCGGTATCGAGGATGTGCTGGAAGCGATAGTCACCAAGCTGCCGGCCCCTGAAATAAACACAGAAGACTCACTTCGAGCGCTGATTTTTGATTCCCACTATGACCCTTACCGGGGAACGGTTGTTCATTTTAGAATATTTCAGGGGAAAATAAAAGCCGGCGATACAATTATATTTATGTCCAACCAGGCGGCTTACAAAGTGGAGGAGGTGGGGATATTTCAGATTGACCGCATGCCTCAACAGGAGCTTTCTGCCGGCCAGGTGGGCTATTTAATCGCAGGCATAAAAACGGTCAGCGATACCCGGTGCGGAGATACCATCACCCTAAAAAACCGACCCTGTGAAACGCCGATGCCTGGATTTAAGGAAGCCAAACCCGTTGTTTTTTCATCGATTTATCCTGTTGCCTCTGATGGATATGAGGAACTTGTCATCGGCCTGGAAAAGCTTAAATTAAACGATGCATCGCTGATTTATGAAAAAGATACATCCGTTGCCCTTGGTTTTGGGTTCCGCTGCGGTTTCCTGGGTCTTTTACATCTTGAGGTGGTTCAGGAACGGCTTGAACGTGAATATGGTCTTTCCCTGATCCTCACCGCGCCGTCGGTACGCTATAAAATCCTTATGGATGACGGATCGGAGTTGACCATAGACAACCCTGCTTTATACCCGGATCCCAGTGGGATTGAAAGTACCCAGGAGCCGTTTATCCGTGCCTCAATCATTGTCCCGGACCGCTATATGGGTGCGGTAATGAAACTTTGTCTGGATCGCCGCGGAATCAATAAAAATTACCAGTATCTCACCAACAGCCGCCTGGAAATGATATTTGAGCTTCCTCTGGCTGAAGTTATTTATGATTTCTACGATAAACTCAAATCCGTTACCCAAGGATACGGATCCTTTGACTATGATTTAAAAGATTACCGAGAAACAGATCTGGTAAAGCTTGATATTTTGATAAACGGAGACCGTGTAGATGCCCTGTCCCAACTGGTTCACCGAGAAAGGGCTGTTGAGCGGGCGAGATTGGCCTGTCAAAAACTGAGAGATGAAATTCCCAAGCAGATGTTTAAAATAGCCATACAGGGAGCCATCGGCGGCACCATTATCGCCAGAAAAACGGTGTCGCCATTTAGAAAGGATGTGACGGCAAAGTGCTACGGCGGTGATATAACAAGAAAACGCAAGCTCTTGGAAAAACAGAAAAAAGGGAAAAAACGGATGAAGATGGTGGGGCAGGTGATGATCCCCCAGTCGGCTTTTTTATCCGTACTGAAAACCGATACGGATTAA
- a CDS encoding diguanylate cyclase: protein MNVDILIVDDDSSVRNPMSEFVRLSGYNSFEASSAEEAIDILKTNTIQVVITDIMLPEMSGFELTELIIKEYDSDVIIITGYSDIYSYEEAIKAGASDFIIKPVRFEELLLRLQKVLSERELAKDRVRMMEKLQKLAITDGLTKLHNSRSFYSQLEVEVDRNNRYKRSLALMLMDIDHFKKYNDTYGHLEGDKALVKIAQTIKSCLRKLDSAYRYGGEEFTVILPETSCEEAHTVAQRIKSALNAENFTPQEAKEGNITISIGVTEYYPGEQLSEFIQRADKAMYKSKEKGRNKVTTLTAEELL from the coding sequence ATGAATGTAGATATTTTAATTGTGGATGACGACTCCAGTGTCAGAAATCCCATGAGCGAATTTGTCAGGCTATCCGGGTACAATTCCTTCGAGGCGTCAAGTGCAGAAGAAGCCATTGATATTTTAAAGACAAACACCATACAGGTGGTCATCACCGACATCATGCTACCTGAAATGAGCGGGTTTGAGCTAACCGAGCTTATCATAAAAGAATATGACAGTGATGTGATCATTATCACCGGCTATAGTGACATTTATTCTTACGAAGAAGCAATCAAAGCGGGAGCAAGTGATTTTATCATTAAACCGGTTCGCTTCGAAGAACTGTTGCTTAGGTTGCAAAAAGTTTTATCAGAAAGAGAACTGGCAAAAGATCGTGTCCGGATGATGGAAAAATTGCAGAAGCTTGCCATCACCGATGGGCTTACCAAACTCCACAATTCAAGATCTTTTTACAGTCAGCTCGAAGTGGAAGTGGACAGGAACAACCGTTACAAACGCTCACTTGCATTAATGCTTATGGATATCGATCATTTCAAGAAGTACAATGACACTTATGGCCACCTTGAAGGAGATAAGGCGCTGGTTAAAATTGCTCAGACAATCAAATCGTGTCTGAGAAAGCTGGATAGTGCCTATAGGTACGGCGGTGAAGAATTTACTGTGATTCTGCCTGAAACAAGCTGTGAAGAAGCGCATACGGTTGCGCAGAGGATTAAATCGGCTTTAAATGCTGAAAATTTTACGCCTCAAGAGGCAAAAGAAGGAAACATAACCATCAGTATTGGGGTGACGGAATATTACCCGGGTGAACAACTGTCGGAGTTTATACAGCGGGCGGACAAGGCCATGTATAAGTCAAAAGAAAAAGGACGGAATAAAGTCACCACACTGACCGCAGAAGAACTTTTATGA
- a CDS encoding rhomboid family intramembrane serine protease, whose product MIPIRDTISTRNHPVINNTIIGINVVVFLLQLMQGPGLDRFIYIYGLVPARYSVYQIAAYFSTGQQLFSIVSFMFLHGGFLHLLGNMWFLYIFGDNVEDRLGPLRYLGFYLLCGTASGLSHLLLNLHSNIPTIGASGAIAGIMGAYFILHPKSKILTLIPIIFIPWFIEIPAYFFLGFWFILQFLNAAGSHGDVSGIAWWAHIGGFVFGIIFLKLFLLIPSAGVTKKMRPVTAKRKTHRLQVIRPVAPGNDSHLYGTIAITPFEALAGTHKMVNIPWGFHKRLVRVSIPPGIKENTKLRLKGLGRMTTDGLKGDLFLKVMIKS is encoded by the coding sequence ATGATTCCTATCCGCGATACCATTTCTACCAGAAACCACCCGGTTATCAATAATACAATCATCGGCATCAATGTGGTCGTATTTTTGTTACAACTGATGCAGGGGCCGGGGCTGGACCGCTTTATCTATATCTACGGCCTGGTTCCCGCCCGATATTCCGTCTATCAAATCGCCGCTTATTTTTCAACGGGTCAGCAGCTTTTTTCCATCGTTTCCTTTATGTTTTTGCACGGAGGATTCCTGCATCTCCTGGGGAACATGTGGTTTCTATATATATTCGGTGATAATGTAGAGGATCGCCTGGGTCCTTTGCGATACCTCGGGTTTTACCTCCTTTGTGGTACGGCCTCCGGCCTCTCCCATCTGTTACTAAATTTACATTCCAATATTCCCACTATCGGAGCAAGTGGCGCGATTGCAGGTATCATGGGGGCATATTTTATCCTCCACCCCAAATCGAAAATCTTAACTTTAATCCCCATTATATTTATCCCCTGGTTTATTGAGATACCTGCTTATTTTTTTCTCGGGTTCTGGTTTATCCTTCAGTTCTTGAATGCTGCGGGGAGCCACGGAGATGTGAGCGGTATTGCATGGTGGGCCCATATCGGCGGATTTGTTTTTGGAATAATTTTTCTGAAACTTTTTCTCTTGATACCGTCCGCAGGGGTGACGAAAAAAATGCGCCCGGTAACCGCAAAGAGAAAGACACACCGCCTGCAGGTGATCCGTCCTGTCGCACCGGGTAACGACTCTCATCTTTACGGCACGATTGCAATTACACCTTTTGAGGCCCTGGCAGGTACCCATAAGATGGTGAACATCCCATGGGGATTCCACAAAAGACTTGTCAGGGTTTCTATTCCGCCCGGTATAAAAGAAAATACCAAGCTTCGCTTAAAAGGGCTTGGCAGGATGACCACGGATGGCCTGAAAGGGGATTTGTTTTTAAAGGTGATGATTAAATCATAA
- the nadC gene encoding carboxylating nicotinate-nucleotide diphosphorylase — protein sequence MHSIDDLIEIALKEDIGPADITTDNLVGPELEGVGVTIAKESLVIAGLEVAKSVFQRLDPQIVYNSEFKDGDTVKKGDTIFQVSGTLGALLKGERTALNFLQRLSGIATNVRFYVDKLKKNTVRLVDTRKTTPGLRCLEKYAVRVGGAFNHRMGLYDGVLIKDNHIAAGGGITASVERIRSKISHLVKIEVEVSNLDEVKKAIDAGADVIMLDNMSVKQIKESIVLIGSRAIVEVSGGVTKDNFLRLADTGVDLISVGAFTHSARSMDISMRIKPTKSTDK from the coding sequence ATGCATTCTATAGATGATTTAATCGAAATCGCACTTAAAGAGGATATCGGTCCGGCCGATATTACCACCGACAATCTGGTTGGCCCTGAGCTTGAGGGTGTCGGTGTGACCATTGCAAAAGAAAGCCTGGTGATTGCCGGACTTGAGGTGGCCAAAAGCGTTTTTCAGCGCCTTGATCCCCAAATCGTTTATAATTCCGAGTTCAAGGATGGCGATACGGTGAAAAAGGGCGACACCATCTTTCAGGTCAGCGGCACGCTTGGTGCCCTGCTCAAAGGTGAGCGGACCGCTTTGAATTTCCTGCAAAGACTTTCCGGTATTGCCACCAATGTACGTTTTTATGTAGACAAGCTGAAAAAGAATACCGTTCGTCTGGTGGATACACGCAAGACCACCCCGGGTCTACGCTGTTTAGAAAAATATGCCGTCCGCGTTGGGGGGGCTTTTAATCATCGCATGGGGCTTTACGACGGGGTTCTTATCAAGGACAATCATATCGCTGCCGGCGGCGGAATAACCGCTTCGGTGGAACGTATCCGCAGCAAAATATCACATCTGGTGAAGATAGAAGTAGAAGTATCCAACCTGGATGAAGTAAAGAAAGCCATCGATGCCGGTGCGGATGTGATCATGCTGGACAATATGAGCGTTAAACAAATCAAAGAATCGATCGTATTGATCGGCAGTCGCGCCATCGTTGAAGTTTCGGGGGGGGTTACCAAAGACAATTTTCTCCGCCTGGCAGATACCGGTGTGGATCTTATCTCAGTGGGGGCCTTCACCCATTCTGCCAGAAGCATGGATATAAGCATGCGGATCAAACCAACCAAATCAACCGACAAATAA